A portion of the Stella humosa genome contains these proteins:
- a CDS encoding DUF6111 family protein, producing the protein MIRILLTTVLPLLAPAILYGLWLLFARRQARDLDAGRDSLAVRVPWMALLLAGAALTAISLLYFGISSGTDPWADHRPPALRDGAVVPGGVR; encoded by the coding sequence GTGATCCGGATCCTCCTGACCACCGTCCTGCCGCTGCTGGCCCCGGCCATCCTTTATGGCCTGTGGCTCCTGTTCGCCCGCCGCCAAGCCCGCGACCTGGACGCGGGCCGGGACAGCCTGGCCGTGCGCGTGCCGTGGATGGCGCTGCTGCTGGCGGGTGCGGCGCTGACCGCGATCAGCCTGCTCTATTTCGGCATCAGCAGCGGCACCGATCCCTGGGCCGACCATCGCCCGCCGGCACTCCGCGACGGCGCCGTCGTCCCCGGCGGGGTGCGCTGA